CCGTAGTTCGCAGAAACCTGTGATATCTAATACTCGATGGATATTGCTTACCTCTTAatcctatctctcttatctccagCTGTGATTAGTGGGAATTTAGTGCTTGAACTATGAATAATCGATAAAACCATGGACGTTCATGTACACTGAGGAATCAATGCGCATAATAACATGATATACCTTATGGGCACTGTTtagttatcagaattattattattattgcagtcagTGTCACGTCACCCCTCTCCCTAATCGTGATTTTCCGAAACTAGTTTTGTTGAAAtatatcttcattatatatatatatatgtgtgtgtgtgtgtgtgtgtatgtctgtatgtctgtttgtctgtctgtctgtctgtctgtctgtctgtctgtctgtatgtatgtatgtataggttgaGTGCGCACGAGCTGCCCGCCTGTATCGAGTCCGAAGCCAGGGCGTGGTGTCTGTccgtagattatatatatgaacagaaaaaTGTTAATTGATAAATTGTGTAATGTTTAGGCTAACTGATTGGTAAATTGATAAAGATTTAGTCTGGGTAATTTATGGATGAAAGATATGGTAGATATAAATGTCCAATCCACGTTTCGGAATTATTTTAaatttgcttttcattttatCCTTTGCTCATCCTTTCCTCCCAAATGCAAGTCGGTGATTGTGGTGGCGAGTTTGTTATTTATAATTTCTCATGATCGTATTCCTGAAACACGGCACACATAATGAAAGGTTGAATAAcaattatgaatacatatgtgtgtgtgtgtgtgtgtgtgtgtgtgtgtgtgtgtgtgtgtgtgtgtgtgtgtgtgtgtcatgcgtTATAGTTTTACTATACGCAAACATTTTCAAAACCAAATTTAATATTTCATCAGAGATTTCACATCAGGTATGCTAGAGAAGTGAAAAATGCCTCCAGCTAGATCTCCATCCTGACTAAAAAGATTGCAATGCCAACTGCAGACTGAGACAACGGGtcacttattattttatttccatccTAATAAAAACGCTCTGAGAAATAGGAACCCGACCAAAAGAGATATGAGTCAGAGTgggatatactttttatatatttttatatatttatatagggatGTAAACTCTGATAAAGAGATAAGTTATAAAAAGATATGGAGAATAATACTaaggaaaaaatacatagaaatacacacagaaacagaccagAAAACAGGCGCAGTTCCGGCAGATATCAAATGAATGAGAAGTAGGGATTCAGATGCAGATCTGATTCCATCCTGCTTATGCTGTTTTTGCGAGTTGATTCAGGAgtgatttttctttattcatatgcaGTTTGTTACTTTATATCATTAAATAATTTACGGCTTTCTTTAATTCAGCTTTGTATCTCTTGCCATTGGCTCCTGACTGGCACTAACTCGCGACAGTGTCTCAGGTTTCCTTCTTCAAGCTTGATTGATGGCGACCTCAACTTTAGAACACTTGAGGGTTTTTCAAAACGTCACGAGTTCCATCGTATTTACTAATTTGTCAGTATCTTATTATAATAAggcatgaaattattattatgttttaatcTGTTTAAGGGACTTTACAGCACAATCTAGGTTTCATTTGCACATCCCTGTCTGTCTTGGTCATGTCTGCAATGCCGTGGTCCTTCACGTACTCAAGGATATCACTTTCATCCATTATCCTCAAATGGTTATAGGGATAATTACGTTCATCCTGCGATCGCAGTTCTTTGTCAACTTGAGTTAATCCTCAATAAGGAGGGACTGCAAAACAGATCACTCATGTCTGTCATCGGTAGGAGTTCTGTTCAAGGTCTTACGGAGGAATAGCCCGGGAGGCATTCATACTGGGTTTCGGGCCAAATCCGACCCCTCGGCCTgagcccgttgtcctgaagggaagTCTGGTTGCGTATCAAATGGGAGAACATTTGTAAGATACCTCTTTACCGCCCAACTTGCCTAGATGAAAGGTGGCAATTCGATGCCGATGCAAATAAAAGAGACTTAAAGGGAATTCGATTTTGTGCCTGGAACTTTAATGTATCTCGTTACTGAAGGTTCACTGAAAAATATTCGAAATATCTCGATACAATATTCAAAACAATAGATATTTTCTCGAATCAGTATCTGAAATGTTTAGAAATAAATTTTCTTGATTAAACATTCAAAATGCTTTGGAAAGTTGTTTCTAGATCTAAAATCTAAAGTTTTGAAACACGCTTTCTCGATTTAGTATTCAAAACTTTTCGAAATGTTTTTGCTAAATACAAGATTTCAAATGTTTTCCAGCGTTTTCTTCGTTCAGTATTtcatgtttgatttttgttttagtgAAACACTTTCCAGTCCAAGTGTTTTGAAATGCCATCGGTATGTTATGAAATGTGTTTTCTCGATATCATTATTGGAACGCGTTCTGAATAACAAACCCCGAAACTGTTTTTCTCTCGATACAATATTCTGAAACGTGTTCAACACAATTTGAATCGAGCTAATCCAAGGTCCTGCCTACAGCGGCGTGGTTGAGGGGCGAGAGTGCCTGGATGTCAAGGTGAGCGCATGTCCTCGCCGAGACGTCCCCAAGCCCTCGGGGAACCCTTCGCCCTCGAAGATGCCCCGCGAAGACCACAGCCAGGGGATTTTCCAGGAAGTCTGCAGTGGTTTGGATGAGAGCATGGTTACTGTTCCCACTCTTGCTTTGACTGAGTCTACTGACTCCACGGAGGTTGGTTAgaacattttatctctctctttcgtgatgatttgttttgttatatctccccgcccccctctctctcttcctctacctctaccgCTCTTCCTCGTCcatccttttatctctccctcctttcgtttCCTTCCAAATATCCTTTTCACttattccccactcccccccccccctctcgtactCCCTTTGCCTCttattctttttactcttttgttgcttctcctctccctctccattccccctgtcctttctcttcccttcctttccatcgaCTCCAGCTCCtatactctccatctctcttcctttctgtcccctatctccctcactaCCCTCCCCTCAAACTCCCAGCCAGTCGtctaattctctcctctctccctattttctctcctctcttccctcccctcaccatctTCTATcttccacttacccccccccccccctatatttcctctcacccctccttgtaatttcccttttcccctctctgtcttctttccttcttcctttatcccctatccactctctctgttctccctcctctcaaTCACTTTCCCTCTTGTGCCTGAAGCAGAGTCAAACCCAAGAACATTTTCTCCCCTGCATTTAGTGCCTGCCTAGTCTCGTATTCATAATCGTTAGTCGGTTGCTGAGAGGAGCTGCGGTCACAACGCTTCTCGTGTACAGCGATCTACAACCGACGCTTCTTCGTATCTCATATATGGGTTTCGAGAAAAGTTACCTAAGTGCAGATCCTTAAACCTAAAAGgcacctcactccctctttttcaaaatgcgataataataataataataataataataataaaaaaaaatatatatatatatatgaatatatatatatatattcatatatatatattcatatatatatatatattcatatatatatatatatatatgaatatatatatatatatatatgaatatatatatgaatatatatatatatattcatatatatatatatattcatatatatatatatatgaatatatatatatatatattcatatatatatatatatgaatatatatatgaatatatatatgaatatatatatatgaatatatatatgaatatatatatgaatatatatatatatatatatgaatatatatatgaatatatatatatatatatatattcatatatatatatatatgaatatatatatatgaatatatatatgaatatatatatatgaatatatatatatatatatatattcatatatatatatatatattcatatatatatatatattcatatatatatatatattcatatatatatatatattcatatatatatatatattcatatatatatattcatatatatatatatattatatatatatatatatatatatatatgaatatatatatatatatattcatatatatatatatatatatatgaatatatatatgaatatatatatatatatatgaatatatatatatatatatatattcatatatatatatatattcatatatatatatatattcatatatatatatatattcatatatatatatatattcatatatatatatatatatatatattcatatatatatatatattcatatatatatatatattcatatatatatatatattcatatatatatatatatatgaatatatatatgaatatatatatgaatatatatatgaatatatatatgaatatatatatgaatatatatatatatatatattcatatatatatatatatgaatatatatatgaatatatatatatgaatatatatatgaatatatatatatatatgaatatatatatatatattcatatatatatatatatgaatatatatatatgaatatatatatgaatatatatatgaatatatatatgaatatatatatatgaatatatatatgaatatatatatatgaatatatatatgaatatatatatatatatgaatatatatatgaatatatatatatatatatgaatatatatatgaatatatatatatatatatgaatatatatatgaatatatatatgaatatatatatatatatgaatatatatatatgaatatatatatatgaatatatatatgaatatatatatatatatatatatgaatatatatatatgaatatatatatatatattcatatatatatatatatgaatatatatatgaatatatatatatgaatatatatatgaatatatatatatatattcatatatatatatatattcatatatatatatatatatatatatgaatatatatatatatattcatatatatatatatattcatatatatatatatattcatatatatatatatatattcatatatatatatataatatatatatatatatatatatatataaagacaaaactGTATTATTTACCAGAACATTATACAATACTGTAATTGGTGATAGTAACTGTTATTatcgtcaacattattgttattattattattattattactactactactattattattattatcattattaatattattactattattattattatcattattaatattattactattattattattatcattattaatattattactattattattattattattatcattattaatattattactattattattattattattattatcattattaatattattactattattattattattattattattattattatcattattaatattattactattattattattattattattattattatcattattaatattattactattattattattattattatcattattaatattattactattattattattattattattatcattattaatattattactattattattattattatcattattaatattattactattattattattatcattattaatattattactattattattattatcattattaatattattactattattattattattattattattatcattattaatattattactattattattattatcattattaatattattactattattattattattattattattattatcattattaatattattactattattattattatcattattaatattattactattattattattatcattattaatattattactattattattattattattattatcattattaatattattactattattattattatcattattaatattattactattattattattattattattattattattatcattattaatattattactattattattattattattatcattattaatattattactattattattattatcattattaatattattactattattattattatcattattaatattattactattattattattattattattattattatcattattaatattattactattattattattatcattattaatattattactattattattattatcattattaatattattactattattattattattattatcattattaatattattactattattattattatcattattaatattattactattattattattattactactactactattattattattatcattatcattatcatcattactaacaattCCACAGTGATCACACCTGATTTCTTTACATGACACTCGTTCAAGTCATAATACTATTGAACTTTGGTGTGACATTCATGTATAGAATGATATCACCAGCTATGTAATTAAATGGAATTATTTAGTATGTAagatataagtaattataatctTAGAAATAATAGGCAATATTATGATATTTGTCTTTACGAATTCATGAACATAACAGAACGTGGGATTCTTACCATAATATTAGCATTTGATATCACAATCAATTGAACGAGGATAGGAATATACACAATTCATGTATAAACCATTGATAGTGTTATATCCATGTAGAGGAGGAAACTTATATActtttaaacaatatataaaaaaggaatccATTAAAACTCTCACTGTGATTCTGTTTTAATAACTTAAATGCAAAGCTTAGATATTCGATTTGTAAGACCTAAGGGCATGGCAAAGCAATATGATTCATTCAAAAGCATCTACAAAGTCATTCATTTTGAGTATCATATGTTACTAATAAGCACTGTGAATAAATTATTTATACAGAGGGAAAAGGAGTCGAAATTTCTTGAACAAAGTGAATGTAGATGACTTcatggttttatatttttttgttttcaatatcttcgtcgttatcttattttcttccttatttcactcttttctattcttcttcttcctctgtctttcatcctcgttttcatcttcttctcttctccctctctctcctccgtccattcttccccccttctctctctctctctctctctctctctctctctctctctttctcctctctctctctctttctctctctctctctctctctctctcatctctctctctctctctttctctctctctcttctctctctctctctctctctttcccctttcactctctcacaaacgcacacattccccccccctctctcctcagtccGTCCTCTCACTCCGGACGAAGAAGGTGAGCGATCATAAGGTTGTATCTAGCCACCGTCTTGCCGTCTTCCTGCTGCGTCTTGAGCTTGGACAGTTCCTTGAGGCAGTCCATGAGGAAGGCGTCCTGGCTCTCCGTCGGGATCCGCTTCAGGAAAGGGTTCACGGCCTTGATGGCGTCTGAAGGAatgagtgaagaagggaggggttaGTGGCGGTGGTGGTTGCAGTGTGTTTGTGGAGAACGTGTTTGTAGTAAAAGTGGTACTGAGGAAGGTGAATGTGGtaggtgtggtgaagatggtggtaaCTGTGACTAaagtggttatggtgatgatggagatgattatGGTGAACATGCTCGTGATTGTAATATAGGCATAGTAGACACTATAGTGAAGAAAACAGTCATTAAAGTGAAGACTGTGGTGAAGAAAATGGTAGGTGTTGTATAAGTGGTGGTAACTGTATAGAAGGTCGTTATGGTTGTGATGAAGGTCGTGTCGACTGTGAAAAAGGCACAGTAGAATTAGTAGTGAATGAAGTGCTGATTACATAGAAGGTGGTGGTGACGTAGGTAAGTGTGGGGATTGCAGTGAGGGCGGTAGTGTttgtggtgaaaatgatgatgattgtgagagCTTCGTAGTGAAAAAATGGTGATTACAGGGAAAGTGGTGGTTATGGTAGTGAATAGGGCGATGGGGAAGAAAGTAGGTGGGGTGACTGTGGtgaaaggtggtggtggtggtgactaaACTTTCAAAATACGATTActaataaaatacacaaaaaaaaaccaaccaaccaaatcaaaacaataataagaacaaggaaCAGACGGGGAAACAAATCACAGCAACAAATCCATAAGGCGATGGAGAAGAGAGTAGGTGGGGTGACTGTGGtgaaaggtggtggtggtggtgactgtACTTTAAAAATACGAttactaataaataaaacaaaataaaaccaatcaaccaaataaaaaaaaaagtgagaagaacAAAGAACAGACGGGGAAACAAATTTCAGCAACAAATCCAGTTCAAAACCAAACAAGaagcataaacacataaataaactcaAGCAAATCAACTCTAACCAACAAAACGAAGAAGCAAATCAAATCAAACAcgcgaaacaaacaaaacaaacaaatcacaacaaacacgtaaacaaacagtCAAAGGAAACCTACTCTTCAGGTAATTAATGTTCTCGAAAACAAACTCGAACTGAGGAGCTTCGCAGGAAATGATCTCGAAACCTGCTTCCTCAGCGACATCAGCCATGCACTGCGCGGGGTCGCTCTTGTACTGGTAGGCCGGGATGAAGTTACTCACGTcctgaaggaggcgaggaagtggGTGTTATTGTGCTGTGGTGATAAATGGCGTCGTACAGTGTTAAGTAATGTGTTCTGGAAAACGTGATGGTGTTATTGTATTAAGATACTAAGTGGCGTCCTGTGGTGTTAAATGATGTTATATGGCGTTGGGCAGCGTGATAAGGTGGTGGTGTGAGAGTGTTGTGGTGCTTCATGATATTCTATGATAGGGAATGGTATGTTAAGGTGTGCATCGATTGCGTGTTATGGCGAAGTGGTGTTACAGCGTTAAGGTGTCGAATGCCTGTGTGAAAATGGATTCTTTTGGGGGTACGTGTCTGCTATCAATATAAAAAGTAATTTCATATAGTCAAGGTTTAACACAGAGAAATAGAATGGAGCAATTGTGTTCTTGTCATTTAATGAGCCTTAAAATGTATTACTGctaacagagagaaacaaaaattaaaGAGAATGAAACTACACCTAAAAAAATTTACTATACATATTCGAGTATGTACcaatacacacaccgacacacacacacacacacacacacacacaaccaaataaGTACGCGCCTATGGACAAAACCCAGAAAAGAGACACGCAAACAAGAAGTGAAGTAGAGAGAGCACCTGCATGTATTCATTCCACTCGGTCTTCTCGCTCATGCTCTGGTACATGGAGAAGAGCGGGTTGTGGGCCAAGAACACCAGCAGGGCCTCGCCTCCGGGCTGGAGAAGCTGGTAGATGTTGTTGAGGCAGCGGGGCTGGTCCTTGACCCAGTGCAGGCAATAGAACGAGAATacctgagtggggggggggggggcgaagaagggtaagaatgagaatgagataatTAAACGAGAGAGTATTGAAAGGTTATAAAAATAGGGAAGGATGTTCagttctttctgtctgcctatctatctatatttgtctgtgtctgtctttctatatacatacatgtatacgtatacacacatgcatacagatatatatacatatatttgtatttatgtatgcatttatataagcgACTAGAACCGCGGGACCGAAACACAGCCCCAGTCGCACGAGGAGCCAAGCCGGGCCCACCTTGGAGAAGCCGTCGGGGAAGGTCTGGCGCGGCTGTATGGTCCTCTCGATGTCGAGCTGACGGAAGGCGAGGGTGTTATGCTGGAAGGTCTTGGATGCGAAGCTCACCATTTCCTGCGAGATGTCCACGCCTGTTACCTGCTCGACGCGGGGCAGCAAGGGCATCAGCAGGTTCCTCGTGACGTCACCTGGGGTATGGGTAAGAAGGTGTATGTTGGGTTAATATGTGTTTGTGGGGTTTAGGAAGATGggttgtatgtatgcgtatgagtgtatgtgtctgaTTGTTATTCTGTGCGTGTTTCATTGTGTCTGAGTTTAATATGTGTACTTTTAAGGAAATAATTTGATCCTAAATTTACTATtagggagacagaagagacaaaCTTGAAATTTATTTGCTTTCAACTTTTATGCTGACAGTACAGTGacgcctgtctctttctttaaagTACTATACTATGTATTTGTTGCGTTATGTGTAAAATTACATGCCTTATTACTGTGAAAATTGCACTTTCCCTAGAATTGTATTTTAAGCTTAATGCATATGCAACAGGGAAGGAGAGACTAAAGTCAACTTTGAGTCTTGTAATCGACCAAAAGGGACGCTGGAAATTCCGCCTTCTACTCTGAAGCGTCCAAGTACGGTCTCTGTAGAGGGACGGCGTTGGCGACACgagtttttatgtttctttcagATACATTAACCATTTGCTGTACTCGGGACAACGCTGATTCACGCTAAAAAGAGCACAccgtttctgtttatttataaaaCTGGTGCATCAGTGGCGTGTCTTGGAATACTATGCAATTTGAATGATGGTAAAATACTGCGCTTTATTATTCGTGCCCATTGCTGAGTCAAACATAAATTCCACAAATTTCTTCTTACCAGAACCACAACCAATGTCCAGGATGTTCTCGCCCTCCTCCTGCCACGCCATCTGCGGCAGGAATTCCGTCAGCACCACAAGGGCATCGCGTCGTTGAAGGGCGTTGGCCGAGACGTACAGTTGGGCGTCCTCCATTGCTGCTgtgacgaataaataaataaaaaaaaagaataaaacggaAATGAAGTTAATATTTACTAGAGTGAATAAATGGGAAGATGCAGTGGAcaagtagatatacagatatatacttaaATTAATAAAGTGCATAAAGGTTACTTCTACTACGGTGACACGTTGTCAGCTTCTGCCGACTTCCGGACCTCTTAGGTATTTCTTTCCacaattttcttgattttcttttatcaCAGAAATCCATTTACATTTATAATcaacctttattttcttctctaggTTTTCTGGCAGAAATTCTACTGAAGAGGGATCACTCTGTTTCATCTTACACTCTGCATTTACGATCCCCAGAGATGGAGAGATCAGTCCCCTGAATCTTTAACAAACTGGGCTCTCAATAACATGCTGTCTAGAACAGACATCATATTATCATGCCTTTTAACATGGCTCTCCCCGAGACAGGCTCCGTAACTGTCCGTCTGCAGTCTAGTCTACACTCAGTCAGTCACTCTCTCAGTTGCAGGCTCATCTCAACACTCTTCTTTTATCAGGCCAAATTCGCCATCAGATGGACAAGTCAGTAAGCTGTATTGCCTTTCCTTCCAATGACGTCCTTTTCTAAAGACAGATGGAATTCTCCTATGCAAAcggcttcaccttgaacatgtttttttcttgttgggaATCTCCTCACTTCCTCAGACTGTTGCCATGGGCCGGCCGTACGTCACATCCTTCGCTtacctcttcctattctttcttaatctcctccacttcctcagaCTTGAATATGAAATGCAGGAGGATTTCGGAACTGTGGGTTCAACTTTcaataaacttctttttttttatagagtttTACCATTCAGTCTGCATGCTATACTGTCAAGAAGGCTGTCTAATCATTTTGTTATTGCTGACTGGTTAGGAATTTGCATAAAGCCCTGTCACAGTCCTATTCCAGAATAAACACCGGTTGGAAGCACTTGACGGCTGTCGTGCTGAAGATGTTAAGGGATGTGCAGGTAAAGCTATCGAAAGGGTAAGGGATCATTTTTTAGTACAATTTTCGAATTAATGTGGACAAATAAAGAACctacttaaacaaaaacaaaaaaatctaagagattaaaaaaacaaaaaacttctcAGGTCGGGAGGACGTGAGTGGGTATATTGTTTCATGAAATGACAGATGAAACATGCAAAGAAAGTACATATGGTTCAAAGCAACGGAGCAAGAACGAGAAGGTTTATAAGTACCTAAAGTGAAAAATCAAATTACCTAGTTAAGATTTGCTGAACGGTGAAAACCAGAGACTATCTTCCTCTCAGCAAAGGGCCTACGTGGGACGGGggttcctcttcctttgtcttgtACCTATGACGTTGACTTGGACGATGACTTCCAAGTTGTCTCCGATACTGACTTCGACTTTGGCTTCGACTGACTTCCACCCAGCAAACGAACGAGTCAGTTGCTAGAGTGCGGTCACGCCTTGAAG
Above is a window of Penaeus chinensis breed Huanghai No. 1 chromosome 19, ASM1920278v2, whole genome shotgun sequence DNA encoding:
- the LOC125035397 gene encoding cellular tumor antigen p53-like, encoding MLEVSAGNGEARWDYNYHPSVVVTPAPASPEEYNVQLKFLCRNSCLTRKDLMLICQLERDGVVEGRECLDVKVSACPRRDVPKPSGNPSPSKMPREDHSQGIFQEVCSGLDESMVTVPTLALTESTDSTEVG
- the LOC125035439 gene encoding juvenile hormone acid O-methyltransferase-like, translated to MEDAQLYVSANALQRRDALVVLTEFLPQMAWQEEGENILDIGCGSGDVTRNLLMPLLPRVEQVTGVDISQEMVSFASKTFQHNTLAFRQLDIERTIQPRQTFPDGFSKVFSFYCLHWVKDQPRCLNNIYQLLQPGGEALLVFLAHNPLFSMYQSMSEKTEWNEYMQDVSNFIPAYQYKSDPAQCMADVAEEAGFEIISCEAPQFEFVFENINYLKNAIKAVNPFLKRIPTESQDAFLMDCLKELSKLKTQQEDGKTVARYNLMIAHLLRPE